One Streptococcus sp. DTU_2020_1001019_1_SI_AUS_MUR_006 DNA window includes the following coding sequences:
- a CDS encoding MORN repeat-containing protein, with protein MENIKKLYEKYSVYLTRSRLEIATVIVIVVCAGLVFLTNLPKQGVLKLDGDTIVYDGSLVRGKMNGQGTVTFANGDSYTGEFSNGAFNGKGTYQAKAGWVYEGDFVNGQAEGKGKLTTEQEVVYEGDFKQGLFQQAQ; from the coding sequence ATGGAAAATATAAAGAAACTCTATGAAAAATACAGTGTCTATTTGACACGCTCTAGACTAGAAATTGCGACAGTAATCGTCATTGTTGTCTGCGCAGGTTTAGTATTTCTGACAAATCTTCCCAAGCAAGGAGTTCTCAAACTGGATGGGGATACCATTGTTTACGATGGAAGCCTAGTTCGTGGTAAGATGAATGGTCAGGGAACTGTTACCTTTGCAAACGGTGATAGCTATACTGGAGAATTCAGTAATGGAGCCTTCAATGGTAAAGGCACCTATCAAGCCAAAGCAGGCTGGGTATATGAGGGTGATTTTGTAAATGGCCAAGCTGAGGGAAAAGGAAAATTGACTACTGAACAAGAAGTAGTTTATGAGGGAGACTTCAAGCAAGGTTTGTTCCAACAAGCACAGTAA
- a CDS encoding low molecular weight protein-tyrosine-phosphatase — MKKIAFVCLGNICRSPMAEFVMKSLTDKYEVQSRATSSWEHGNPIHKGIQEIFRSHGVPYDTSKTSQQISKNDFEYFDYIIGMDESNLADLYQMCPQDQQDKIQAFTSESVPDPWYTGDFEETYDRISTGCRAWLSRLENESENGKYKETL, encoded by the coding sequence ATGAAAAAAATTGCTTTTGTCTGTCTTGGTAATATTTGTCGCAGTCCTATGGCGGAATTTGTGATGAAATCCTTGACCGATAAGTATGAGGTTCAAAGCCGAGCGACTTCTTCCTGGGAACATGGCAATCCGATCCACAAAGGGATACAAGAAATCTTTCGAAGCCATGGCGTCCCTTATGATACTTCGAAAACTTCCCAACAAATTTCTAAAAATGACTTTGAGTATTTTGACTATATCATTGGTATGGATGAGTCTAACCTTGCTGACTTATATCAGATGTGCCCGCAAGATCAACAAGATAAGATCCAAGCGTTTACATCTGAAAGCGTTCCAGATCCCTGGTATACAGGTGATTTTGAAGAAACTTACGATCGGATTTCAACTGGTTGTCGAGCTTGGTTAAGTCGCTTAGAAAATGAGAGTGAAAATGGAAAATATAAAGAAACTCTATGA
- the yajC gene encoding preprotein translocase subunit YajC: MGGNLTFLIMLVLMFGLMFFMQRSQKKQAEKRMESLNKLQKGYEVITIGGLYGTVDEVDTENRTIVLDVDGVYLTFELAAIRTVLPVKEAVTPEGAVIEDGSAIEE; encoded by the coding sequence ATGGGTGGGAATTTAACATTTTTGATTATGCTTGTTTTGATGTTCGGCTTGATGTTCTTCATGCAACGTTCTCAAAAGAAACAAGCGGAAAAACGTATGGAGAGCCTCAATAAGCTTCAAAAAGGCTACGAAGTAATCACTATCGGTGGTCTCTACGGTACAGTCGATGAAGTAGACACAGAAAACAGAACAATTGTTCTTGATGTTGATGGCGTATATCTAACCTTCGAACTAGCAGCAATTCGAACTGTTTTGCCAGTCAAAGAAGCTGTGACACCTGAAGGAGCTGTTATTGAAGACGGCAGTGCTATTGAAGAATAA
- the tkt gene encoding transketolase: MSNLSVNAIRFLGIDAINKANSGHPGVVMGAAPMAYSLFTKELRINPAQPNWINRDRFILSAGHGSMLLYALLHLSGFEDVSMDEVKNFRQWGSKTPGHPEFGHTAGVDATTGPLGQGIATATGFAQAERFLAAKYNREGYNIFDHYTYVICGDGDLMEGVSSEAASYAGLQKLDKLVVLYDSNDINLDGETKDSFTESVRDRYNAYGWHTALVEDGTDLEAIHAAIEEAKASGKPSLIEVKTVIGYGSPNKQGTNAVHGAPLGADETAATRQALGWDYEPFEIPAEVYADFKENVADRGASAYEAWTKLVADYKEDHPELAAEVEAIIEGRDPVEVTPEDFPALENGFSQATRNSSQDALNVVAAKLPTFLGGSADLAHSNMTYIKTDGLQDDANRLNRNIQFGVREFAMGTVLNGMALHGGLRVYGGTFFVFSDYLKAAVRLSALQGLPVTYVFTHDSIAVGEDGPTHEPIEHLAGLRAMPNLNVFRPADARETQAAWYQAVKSEKTPTVLVLTRQNLTVEEGTDFDKVAKGAYVVYENAADFDTILIATGSEVNLAVAAAKELASQGDKVRVVSMPSTDVFDAQDAAYKEEILPNAVRRRVAVEMGATQNWYKYVGLDGAVLGIDTFGASAPAPKVLAEFGFTVENLVELVNNLK, translated from the coding sequence ATGTCAAATCTATCTGTTAATGCGATTCGTTTTCTAGGTATTGACGCTATCAATAAAGCCAACTCAGGTCACCCAGGGGTGGTTATGGGAGCTGCACCGATGGCATACAGCCTATTCACTAAAGAACTTCGTATCAATCCAGCTCAACCAAACTGGATTAACCGCGACCGTTTTATTCTTTCAGCTGGTCATGGTTCAATGCTCCTTTATGCTCTTCTTCACCTTTCTGGATTTGAAGATGTGAGCATGGATGAAGTGAAGAACTTCCGTCAATGGGGCTCTAAAACTCCAGGTCACCCAGAATTTGGTCATACAGCAGGGGTTGATGCAACAACAGGTCCTCTAGGACAAGGGATTGCGACTGCGACAGGTTTTGCACAAGCAGAACGTTTCCTTGCAGCTAAGTACAACCGTGAAGGTTATAACATCTTTGATCACTACACTTACGTTATCTGTGGAGATGGTGACTTGATGGAAGGTGTCTCAAGTGAAGCTGCTTCTTATGCAGGCTTGCAAAAGCTTGACAAGTTGGTTGTTCTTTATGATTCAAATGATATCAACTTGGATGGTGAGACAAAAGATTCATTCACAGAAAGTGTTCGCGATCGTTACAATGCCTACGGTTGGCATACAGCCTTGGTAGAAGATGGAACAGATTTAGAAGCTATTCATGCTGCTATTGAAGAAGCTAAGGCTTCAGGCAAACCATCTTTGATCGAAGTGAAAACTGTTATTGGATATGGTTCTCCAAACAAACAAGGGACTAATGCCGTACACGGTGCTCCTCTTGGTGCAGACGAAACTGCAGCAACTCGCCAAGCCCTTGGTTGGGACTACGAACCATTTGAAATCCCGGCAGAAGTTTATGCTGATTTCAAAGAAAATGTTGCAGACCGTGGTGCATCAGCATACGAAGCATGGACAAAACTAGTCGCAGATTACAAAGAAGATCACCCAGAACTTGCTGCAGAAGTGGAAGCAATCATCGAAGGGCGCGATCCAGTTGAGGTGACTCCAGAAGACTTCCCAGCTTTAGAGAATGGCTTCTCTCAAGCAACTCGTAACTCAAGTCAGGATGCTTTGAATGTAGTAGCTGCTAAATTGCCAACCTTCCTCGGTGGATCAGCTGACCTTGCTCATTCAAATATGACTTACATCAAAACTGATGGACTTCAAGATGATGCAAATCGCTTAAATCGTAACATCCAGTTTGGTGTTCGTGAATTTGCAATGGGTACTGTCTTGAACGGAATGGCTCTTCACGGTGGACTTCGTGTTTATGGTGGAACATTCTTCGTATTCTCAGACTACCTTAAGGCAGCGGTTCGATTGTCGGCTTTACAAGGTCTTCCAGTGACTTATGTCTTCACACACGATTCAATCGCAGTTGGTGAAGATGGACCAACTCATGAACCGATTGAACACTTGGCTGGCCTTCGTGCTATGCCAAACCTTAATGTCTTCCGTCCTGCTGATGCACGTGAAACACAAGCAGCTTGGTATCAAGCAGTCAAAAGCGAGAAAACTCCGACTGTTCTTGTCTTGACTCGTCAAAACTTGACTGTTGAGGAAGGAACAGACTTTGACAAGGTTGCGAAAGGTGCTTATGTCGTTTATGAAAATGCAGCAGACTTCGATACAATCTTGATTGCGACTGGTTCAGAGGTTAATCTCGCTGTTGCAGCCGCTAAAGAATTGGCAAGCCAAGGTGACAAGGTGCGCGTGGTCAGCATGCCATCTACAGATGTTTTTGACGCACAAGATGCAGCCTATAAAGAAGAAATCTTACCAAATGCAGTTCGTCGCCGTGTAGCAGTCGAAATGGGAGCAACTCAAAACTGGTACAAATACGTTGGTCTTGATGGAGCAGTTCTTGGTATTGATACCTTTGGAGCATCTGCACCAGCACCAAAAGTTTTAGCAGAGTTTGGCTTTACAGTTGAAAACCTTGTAGAACTTGTAAACAACTTGAAATAA
- the ulaG gene encoding L-ascorbate 6-phosphate lactonase, which yields MPNVKEITRESWILATFPEWGTWLNEEIEEEVVPEGNFAMWWLGNCGTWIKTPGGANVVMDLWSNRGKSTKKVKDMVRGHQMANMAGVRKLQPNLRVQPMVIDPFAINELDYYLVSHFHSDHIDPYTAAAILNNPKLEHVKFIGPYHCGRIWEGWGVPKERIIVVKPGDTIELKDMKIHAVESFDRTCLVTLPVNGADETGGELAGLAVTDEEMAQKAVNYVFETPGGTIYHGADSHFSNYFAKHGKDFKIDVALNNYGENPVGIQDKMTSIDLLRMAENLRAKVIIPVHYDIWSNFMASTNEILELWKMRKDRLQYDFHPFIWEVGGKYTYPQDQHLIEYHHPRGFDDCFEQDSNIQFKALL from the coding sequence ATGCCAAACGTAAAAGAAATTACAAGAGAATCATGGATTTTAGCTACTTTCCCAGAGTGGGGAACATGGTTGAACGAAGAAATCGAAGAAGAAGTCGTGCCTGAAGGCAACTTTGCCATGTGGTGGCTAGGTAACTGTGGTACTTGGATTAAGACACCAGGTGGTGCTAACGTTGTCATGGACCTTTGGTCAAACCGTGGAAAATCAACCAAAAAAGTGAAAGATATGGTTCGTGGACACCAAATGGCAAATATGGCAGGTGTTCGTAAATTGCAACCAAACTTGCGTGTTCAACCAATGGTTATTGATCCATTTGCAATTAACGAACTAGATTACTACTTGGTTTCACACTTCCACAGTGACCATATCGACCCATACACAGCTGCAGCGATTCTCAACAATCCTAAGTTAGAGCATGTTAAGTTTATCGGTCCTTACCATTGTGGTCGAATCTGGGAAGGCTGGGGTGTTCCAAAAGAACGAATCATCGTTGTGAAGCCAGGTGATACTATCGAACTAAAAGACATGAAGATTCATGCAGTAGAATCATTTGACCGTACTTGCTTGGTAACTCTACCAGTAAATGGAGCTGACGAAACAGGTGGTGAACTTGCTGGGTTGGCTGTTACAGATGAAGAAATGGCTCAAAAGGCTGTTAACTATGTCTTTGAAACACCAGGTGGAACCATCTATCATGGTGCGGATTCTCACTTCTCAAACTACTTTGCGAAACATGGTAAAGACTTCAAAATTGATGTTGCTTTGAATAACTATGGTGAAAACCCAGTAGGTATCCAAGATAAAATGACCTCTATCGACCTACTTCGCATGGCAGAAAATCTACGTGCTAAAGTCATTATCCCAGTTCACTATGATATCTGGTCTAACTTCATGGCTTCTACGAATGAAATCCTAGAACTTTGGAAAATGAGAAAAGATCGCTTGCAATACGATTTCCATCCATTTATCTGGGAAGTTGGTGGTAAATACACTTATCCTCAAGACCAACACTTAATAGAATATCATCACCCACGTGGTTTTGATGACTGCTTCGAACAAGACTCAAATATCCAATTCAAAGCCTTGCTTTAA
- a CDS encoding transcription antiterminator, whose protein sequence is MVLDKASCDLLQYLMDQETSKTIMTISKDLAQSRRKIYYHIDKINDALDDENLHIISLPRIGIYLTDEQREACRQLLDEVDSYDYIMSANERMQLMLLLIGISKERITLEKLMELTEVSRNTVLNDLNTIRYQLTLEQYQVTLQVSKSRGYYLNAHPLNKIQYLQSLLYHIFMEENPAFVAILEEKIKERLDGEMLLSDEVNQFLKKQVPLVEQDLGKKINHHEVTFMLQVLPYLLLGCDTVTRNQDKHQEIDQEFSLIRKRIEYQVSNKLGERLFETFGISFSELDRSLLAILLLSYRKDRDIHAESKDFQHLRMALEEFIWYFESQTRMEIEQKEDLLRNLVIHCKALLFRKNYGIFSKNPLTRQIRSKYSELFVITKKCAEVLEETWQIRLTDDEIAYLTIHVGGFLKYTPSIQNNFKKIYIVCDEGVGVSKLLLKQCRFYLPNEQIGAVFTTEQFKSVEDITQVDLLITTNDELESRFPVLKVNPILEAEDILRITDFMKNKVLRKDGRTFKDNLSTIIGTYISDKHVAAKLQEEIQLLINQELVIQAFLDES, encoded by the coding sequence ATGGTTTTAGATAAGGCGAGCTGTGACTTGCTTCAATATTTGATGGATCAAGAAACGTCCAAAACGATTATGACGATTTCAAAAGATCTGGCTCAATCTCGAAGAAAAATCTACTATCACATTGATAAAATCAATGATGCTTTGGACGATGAGAATTTGCATATCATCAGTCTGCCTCGGATTGGTATTTACTTGACCGATGAACAAAGAGAAGCTTGTCGTCAATTATTAGACGAAGTTGATTCTTATGATTACATCATGAGTGCCAACGAGCGGATGCAGCTGATGCTCCTTCTGATTGGTATTTCCAAAGAGAGAATCACTCTTGAAAAACTCATGGAATTAACAGAAGTCTCTCGAAATACGGTCCTAAATGATTTAAATACTATTCGTTACCAACTAACCTTGGAGCAGTATCAAGTAACGCTTCAAGTTAGTAAATCTCGAGGCTATTATCTAAATGCGCACCCTCTTAATAAAATCCAGTATCTTCAATCCCTTCTCTATCATATCTTTATGGAGGAAAATCCAGCCTTTGTTGCTATTTTAGAGGAAAAAATCAAGGAGCGATTAGACGGTGAGATGCTTCTTTCCGATGAGGTCAATCAATTTCTCAAAAAACAGGTTCCATTGGTTGAGCAGGATTTGGGGAAAAAAATAAACCATCACGAAGTCACCTTTATGTTACAGGTCCTTCCCTATCTTCTACTAGGGTGTGATACCGTTACTCGAAATCAAGATAAACATCAAGAAATTGATCAAGAATTTTCATTGATTCGAAAGAGGATAGAATACCAGGTGTCTAATAAACTAGGAGAACGCTTGTTTGAAACATTTGGCATCTCGTTTTCAGAATTAGATAGATCTCTGTTAGCTATTCTTTTGTTATCCTATCGAAAAGATCGAGACATCCATGCAGAAAGTAAAGATTTTCAACATTTGAGAATGGCTTTAGAAGAGTTTATTTGGTATTTTGAATCCCAAACCAGAATGGAGATTGAACAGAAAGAAGACTTATTGAGGAATCTTGTGATTCATTGTAAGGCGCTATTATTCAGAAAGAACTATGGGATTTTCTCAAAAAATCCTTTAACTCGGCAGATTCGTTCCAAGTATAGTGAACTTTTCGTAATTACAAAAAAATGTGCTGAAGTACTAGAAGAAACCTGGCAGATTCGATTGACGGATGATGAGATTGCCTATTTGACCATTCACGTTGGAGGATTTTTAAAGTATACTCCATCGATTCAAAACAATTTCAAGAAGATTTATATTGTGTGTGATGAAGGAGTGGGCGTTTCTAAACTCTTACTTAAACAATGTCGATTCTATCTTCCAAATGAACAGATAGGGGCAGTCTTTACAACTGAGCAGTTCAAAAGCGTAGAGGATATTACTCAGGTTGATTTACTGATCACAACAAACGATGAACTTGAGAGTCGCTTCCCTGTATTAAAGGTAAATCCTATACTTGAGGCAGAAGATATTTTACGCATAACAGACTTTATGAAGAATAAGGTCCTTAGAAAAGACGGTCGAACCTTCAAGGACAATCTATCAACCATTATCGGCACCTATATATCTGATAAACACGTTGCAGCAAAATTACAGGAAGAAATTCAACTCTTAATCAACCAAGAATTAGTCATACAAGCTTTTTTAGATGAATCATAA
- a CDS encoding L-ribulose-5-phosphate 4-epimerase, with protein sequence MNQVINAMRKRVCDANQSLPKHGLVKFTWGNVSEVNRELGVIVIKPSGVDYDELTPENMVVTDLDGKVLEGDLRPSSDLPTHVQLYKAWPEIASVVHTHSTEAVGWAQAGRDIPFYGTTHADYFYGSIPCARSLTKDEVEVAYEKDTGLVIVEEFERRGLNPVEVPGIVVRNHGPFTWGKNPENAVYHSVVLEEVSKMNRFTEQINPRVEPAPQYILEKHYQRKHGPNAYYGQKK encoded by the coding sequence ATGAATCAAGTAATCAATGCTATGCGTAAACGAGTCTGTGATGCCAATCAATCATTGCCAAAACATGGACTTGTTAAATTTACCTGGGGCAATGTATCGGAAGTCAATCGCGAACTCGGTGTCATTGTTATCAAACCATCAGGTGTGGATTATGACGAATTGACACCTGAAAATATGGTGGTAACTGACCTGGATGGCAAGGTTCTAGAAGGAGATCTAAGACCATCTTCGGACCTCCCAACTCATGTGCAGTTATATAAGGCTTGGCCAGAGATTGCTAGTGTGGTCCATACCCATTCGACAGAAGCTGTTGGTTGGGCTCAGGCAGGTCGTGATATTCCTTTCTATGGAACAACCCATGCGGATTATTTCTACGGTTCAATCCCTTGCGCTCGTAGTTTGACTAAGGATGAAGTAGAAGTAGCCTATGAAAAAGATACTGGCCTAGTTATCGTAGAAGAGTTTGAACGTCGTGGTCTCAACCCTGTTGAAGTACCAGGGATTGTCGTACGTAATCACGGTCCATTCACCTGGGGCAAAAACCCAGAGAATGCTGTCTATCACTCTGTTGTATTAGAGGAAGTATCTAAGATGAATCGCTTTACAGAGCAAATCAATCCAAGAGTTGAACCTGCTCCTCAGTACATCCTAGAAAAACACTACCAACGTAAACATGGACCAAATGCTTATTACGGTCAAAAGAAATAA
- a CDS encoding L-ribulose-5-phosphate 3-epimerase, whose translation MARPIGIYEKATPTHFTWLERLNFAKELGFDFVEMSIDERDERLARLDWSKEERLEVVKAIYETGVRIPSICFSGHRRYPLGSNDPVLEEKSLELMKKCIELAQDLGVRTIQLAGYDVYYEEKSPQTRQRFIKNLRKACDWAEEAQVLLAIEIMDDPFINSIEKYLAVEKEIDSPYLFVYPDIGNVSAWHNDVYSEFYLGHHAIAALHLKDTYAVTESSKGQFRDVPFGQGCVKWEEAFDILKQTNYNGPFLIEMWSENCETVEETRAAIQEAQAFLYPLIKKVGLM comes from the coding sequence ATGGCACGTCCAATTGGAATTTATGAAAAGGCAACCCCGACACACTTTACTTGGCTAGAACGTTTAAATTTTGCCAAGGAGTTAGGCTTTGATTTTGTCGAGATGTCTATTGACGAACGTGATGAGCGTTTAGCAAGACTTGACTGGAGCAAGGAAGAGCGCTTGGAAGTTGTCAAAGCGATTTATGAAACTGGAGTTCGTATTCCTTCTATCTGTTTTTCAGGTCATCGTCGCTACCCATTGGGATCAAATGATCCAGTTCTAGAGGAAAAATCTCTGGAACTCATGAAAAAATGTATCGAATTAGCTCAGGATTTGGGAGTTCGTACGATTCAATTAGCTGGTTACGATGTTTACTATGAGGAAAAGTCACCCCAGACACGCCAACGTTTTATCAAAAATTTGAGAAAAGCTTGTGACTGGGCTGAAGAAGCTCAGGTGCTACTTGCCATTGAAATTATGGATGATCCTTTTATCAATAGCATCGAAAAATACTTGGCTGTAGAGAAAGAGATTGACTCTCCCTATCTCTTTGTCTATCCAGATATTGGTAATGTGTCTGCATGGCATAATGATGTCTACAGTGAGTTTTATCTCGGCCATCATGCTATTGCAGCTCTTCATCTCAAGGATACTTATGCAGTGACAGAAAGTTCAAAGGGCCAATTCCGAGATGTACCTTTCGGGCAAGGTTGTGTCAAATGGGAAGAAGCTTTCGATATTTTAAAGCAAACCAATTATAATGGTCCTTTCCTAATCGAAATGTGGTCTGAAAATTGTGAAACTGTAGAAGAAACACGTGCAGCCATTCAAGAGGCCCAAGCCTTTCTCTACCCACTAATTAAGAAAGTAGGTTTGATGTAA
- a CDS encoding 3-keto-L-gulonate-6-phosphate decarboxylase UlaD, translating to MTKRIPNLQVALDHSDLQGAIKAAVSVGQEVDIIEAGTVCLLQVGSELVEVLRSLFPDKIIVADTKCADAGGTVAKNNAVRGADWMTCICCATIPTMEAALKAIKAERGDRGEIQIELYGDWTFEQAQLWLDAGISQAIYHQSRDALLAGETWGEKDLNKVKKLIDMGFRVSVTGGLDVDTLKLFEGVDVFTFIAGRGITEAADPAGAARAFKDEIKRIWG from the coding sequence ATGACAAAAAGAATACCTAATTTACAAGTTGCATTAGACCATTCAGACTTGCAAGGAGCGATTAAAGCAGCTGTTTCTGTTGGTCAGGAAGTAGATATTATCGAAGCTGGAACTGTTTGCTTGCTTCAAGTTGGAAGTGAACTGGTTGAAGTCTTGCGCAGTCTTTTCCCAGATAAGATTATTGTGGCAGATACAAAATGTGCTGATGCTGGTGGAACAGTTGCCAAAAATAATGCCGTTCGTGGAGCAGATTGGATGACTTGTATCTGTTGTGCAACCATCCCTACTATGGAAGCAGCTCTAAAGGCTATCAAGGCTGAACGTGGGGACCGAGGCGAAATCCAGATCGAGCTTTATGGTGATTGGACTTTTGAACAAGCTCAGCTTTGGCTAGATGCTGGTATCTCACAAGCTATTTATCACCAATCTCGTGATGCCCTTCTTGCTGGTGAAACTTGGGGTGAAAAAGACCTTAATAAGGTTAAAAAACTCATTGACATGGGCTTCCGAGTTTCTGTAACAGGTGGTCTAGATGTAGATACTCTCAAACTCTTTGAAGGCGTTGATGTCTTTACCTTTATCGCAGGTCGTGGAATTACAGAGGCGGCGGATCCAGCAGGAGCAGCGCGTGCCTTCAAGGATGAAATCAAACGAATTTGGGGGTAA
- a CDS encoding PTS sugar transporter subunit IIA produces the protein MNLKQALIDNDSIRLGLEAKDWKEAVRVAVDPLIESGAILPEYYDAIIESTEEYGPYYILMPGMAMPHARPEAGVQRDAFSLITLQNPVVFSDGKEVSVLLALAATSSKIHTSVAIPQIIALFELEDSIARLQACQTKEDVLEMIEESKDSPYLEGLDLES, from the coding sequence ATGAATTTAAAACAAGCTTTAATTGACAATGACTCGATCCGACTAGGGTTAGAAGCTAAGGATTGGAAAGAAGCAGTCAGGGTAGCAGTAGATCCCTTGATTGAAAGTGGGGCGATTTTGCCAGAGTATTACGATGCTATCATCGAATCAACTGAAGAGTATGGGCCTTATTATATTTTAATGCCAGGTATGGCTATGCCCCATGCTAGACCTGAAGCTGGAGTGCAAAGAGATGCCTTTTCATTGATTACCTTACAAAATCCGGTTGTATTTTCAGATGGGAAAGAGGTCTCTGTTTTGCTTGCACTAGCGGCAACAAGCTCAAAAATTCACACGAGTGTAGCTATTCCACAAATCATTGCCTTATTTGAATTAGAAGATTCTATTGCACGTTTACAGGCTTGCCAGACTAAAGAAGATGTCTTGGAAATGATCGAAGAATCTAAGGATAGCCCTTATCTTGAAGGATTGGATTTGGAAAGTTAG
- a CDS encoding PTS sugar transporter subunit IIB, with amino-acid sequence MVKVLAACGNGMGSSMVIKMKVENALRKLNQTDFTVNSCSVGEAKGLAAGYDIVIASLHLIQELEGRTNGKLIGLDNLMDDKEITEKLSQALQ; translated from the coding sequence ATGGTTAAAGTATTAGCAGCGTGCGGAAATGGAATGGGTTCATCTATGGTTATCAAGATGAAGGTTGAAAATGCCCTCCGTAAACTTAATCAAACAGATTTTACAGTCAATTCATGCAGTGTCGGTGAAGCAAAAGGTTTAGCAGCAGGCTATGACATCGTAATCGCTTCTCTTCATTTAATCCAAGAATTGGAAGGTCGGACTAATGGGAAGTTAATTGGGCTTGACAACTTGATGGATGATAAAGAAATCACTGAAAAACTCAGTCAAGCACTACAGTAA
- a CDS encoding PTS ascorbate transporter subunit IIC has translation MEVISSVLNWFSSNILQNPAFFVGLLVLIGYALLKKPAHDVFSGFVKATVGYMLLNVGAGGLVTTFRPILAALNYKFQIGAAVIDPYFGLAAANNKIAAEFPDFVGTATTALLIGFGVNILLVALRKITKVRTLFITGHIMVQQAATVSLMVLFLVPQLRNAYGTAAIGIICGLYWAVSSNMTVEATQRLTGGGGFAIGHQQQFAIWFVDKVAGRFGKKEESLDNLKLPKFLSIFHDTVVASATLMLVFFGAILLILGPDIMSNKEVITSGTLFNPAKQDFFMYIIQTAFTFSVYLFVLMQGVRMFVSELTNAFQGISNKLLPGSFPAVDVAASYGFGSPNAVLSGFAFGLIGQLITIVLLIVFKNPILIITGFVPVFFDNAAIAVYADKRGGWKAAVILSFISGVLQVALGALCVALLDLASYGGYHGNIDFEFPWLGFGYIFKYLGIVGYVLVCLFLLVIPQLQFAKAKDKEKYYKGEVQEEA, from the coding sequence ATGGAAGTCATTTCAAGTGTTCTAAATTGGTTTTCTAGCAATATTTTGCAGAATCCCGCATTTTTCGTAGGTTTATTGGTGTTGATAGGATATGCACTTTTGAAAAAACCTGCTCATGACGTTTTCTCAGGTTTCGTTAAAGCAACAGTAGGATATATGTTGCTCAACGTGGGTGCTGGTGGTTTGGTTACAACCTTCCGTCCAATCTTGGCAGCCCTTAACTACAAATTCCAAATTGGTGCAGCGGTTATCGACCCTTACTTTGGACTTGCTGCAGCAAACAACAAAATTGCAGCTGAATTTCCAGATTTTGTCGGAACTGCAACTACAGCTCTGTTGATCGGTTTTGGAGTAAATATCTTGCTTGTAGCTCTACGCAAGATTACGAAAGTAAGAACCCTCTTTATTACTGGTCACATCATGGTACAACAAGCTGCGACTGTATCTCTTATGGTTCTATTCTTAGTCCCACAATTGCGAAATGCTTATGGTACAGCAGCAATCGGTATCATCTGTGGCCTTTACTGGGCAGTTAGTTCAAATATGACTGTTGAGGCAACTCAACGTCTGACTGGTGGTGGCGGATTTGCGATTGGTCACCAACAACAATTTGCAATCTGGTTTGTAGATAAAGTGGCAGGACGCTTTGGTAAGAAAGAAGAAAGTCTAGACAATCTTAAATTGCCTAAGTTCCTCTCAATCTTCCATGATACTGTTGTTGCATCTGCTACTTTGATGCTCGTATTCTTTGGAGCCATTCTGTTAATCTTGGGTCCAGACATTATGTCTAATAAAGAAGTCATCACTTCAGGAACTCTATTCAATCCTGCAAAACAAGATTTCTTTATGTACATTATCCAAACAGCCTTCACCTTCTCTGTTTACTTGTTCGTTTTGATGCAAGGTGTCCGCATGTTCGTATCTGAGTTGACAAATGCCTTCCAAGGTATTTCAAACAAATTGTTGCCTGGTTCATTCCCAGCGGTCGACGTTGCAGCTTCTTATGGATTTGGTTCACCAAATGCGGTCTTGTCAGGATTTGCCTTTGGTTTGATTGGTCAATTGATTACAATTGTCTTGCTCATCGTCTTTAAAAACCCTATCCTTATTATTACAGGATTTGTACCAGTGTTCTTTGATAATGCCGCCATCGCGGTCTATGCTGATAAGCGTGGCGGATGGAAAGCAGCCGTTATCCTATCTTTCATCTCAGGTGTCCTTCAAGTTGCTCTAGGAGCTCTTTGTGTGGCCCTTCTCGACTTAGCATCTTACGGTGGTTACCATGGAAATATCGACTTCGAATTCCCATGGCTTGGATTTGGATACATCTTCAAATATCTCGGTATTGTTGGTTATGTACTTGTATGTCTCTTCTTGCTTGTTATTCCTCAACTTCAATTTGCCAAAGCAAAAGATAAAGAGAAATATTACAAGGGTGAAGTTCAAGAAGAAGCTTAG